The Thermobifida halotolerans sequence CCGCTGGTCGGCGAACGGGTTGGCGATCATCAGGTGCCCCGAGGTGAGCAGCCCCCGGTGGGCGGGCAGCGGATGGGTGCGGGCCGTGACCTCGATCCGGCGCAGGGCGTTGGCCAGACCGGTCGGGTCCCCGGTGAGGCGGGCCGCGGCCTCGTCCGCGTCGAACTCGCGCGCCCGGCCGACGGCGGAGCGGATGACCATCGCGGCGAGGGGGCCGACCGCCAGGAAGATCAGTCCCTCCAGCAGGCCCTGACCGTCCTCGTCCTCGGAGTCGGCCAGGGGCAGCAGGAGGGACAGCGCGGTGAGGGACGTGATGCTCAGCGCGAGCATCGCGGCCACCGTGCCCACGATGGTGTCGCCCCTGCGCAGGTGGGTCAGTTCGTGCGCGATGACGCCGCGCAGTTCGCGTTCGTCGAGCAGCGCGAGCAGCCCGGTGGTGCAGCACAGGGTGGCGCGTCGGCGGCTCCACCCGGTGGTGAAGGCGTTGGGCGCGACCGTGGGCGACAGGTACAGCCGGGGCATGGGCTGGCGCGCCTCGGTGGCGAGTTCCCGGACGATCCGGTACAGGCCGGGCCGCTCGATCTCACTGACGGGACGGGCGTGCATCGCACGCAACGTCATGGTGTCGCCGAACAGATAGA is a genomic window containing:
- a CDS encoding M48 family metalloprotease gives rise to the protein MRHNAFRAVALVAGLSMLVIVLGWACGGIIGLKLAVVTVIVVNGLVYLFGDTMTLRAMHARPVSEIERPGLYRIVRELATEARQPMPRLYLSPTVAPNAFTTGWSRRRATLCCTTGLLALLDERELRGVIAHELTHLRRGDTIVGTVAAMLALSITSLTALSLLLPLADSEDEDGQGLLEGLIFLAVGPLAAMVIRSAVGRAREFDADEAAARLTGDPTGLANALRRIEVTARTHPLPAHRGLLTSGHLMIANPFADQRAGRLFAVHPPTRERVRRLQALAERWRRD